A window of Pararhizobium gei contains these coding sequences:
- a CDS encoding YbaY family lipoprotein yields MTIVDILGMVELAQGPVAEGLDVRVRFEDTTMMDGPSIVIAETMVRLAPGAAASARFRLAVPAGRLDTRRHYTLSARGRRAGSSDFRDFGTVQSYSWRAGVDTLYHLTIETFTGDQQNPSELRPSE; encoded by the coding sequence ATGACGATTGTTGATATCCTGGGCATGGTTGAGCTTGCACAAGGACCGGTCGCGGAGGGGCTTGACGTTCGGGTTCGCTTTGAGGACACAACGATGATGGACGGCCCGTCGATCGTGATCGCCGAGACCATGGTGCGGCTGGCGCCAGGCGCAGCGGCGTCCGCTCGGTTCAGGCTGGCTGTGCCCGCCGGCAGACTCGACACACGGCGGCATTATACGCTCTCGGCGCGCGGCAGGCGTGCAGGTTCGTCCGATTTTCGGGACTTCGGCACCGTCCAATCCTATTCATGGCGTGCTGGCGTCGACACTTTGTACCATCTTACGATCGAGACGTTCACGGGCGACCAGCAGAATCCGAGCGAACTTCGGCCTTCTGAATAA
- a CDS encoding M12 family metallopeptidase: MADGEQTGGNEIKTTFMLVGDKLRPVQYTVVDGLAVVEGCIVIGTPEEAEANLKAVQDQPGLLRADVQAQGVAIKGKAFRWDKGKLIYEIDPALPHPERVEQAMDHWRQNTAITFEKRDPANAEHKNYVRFVPGTGCRSAVGRRGGMQQLVLGPECTKGNVIHEIGHALGLFHEQSRGDRDAHIRIRFDRIQEGMEHNFTQHIDDGIDVEAYDFGSIMHYPLNAFSVDGKPTIELVHDFPGVVGQREKLSEGDRATIKKLYK; encoded by the coding sequence ATGGCTGACGGCGAACAGACTGGCGGGAACGAAATCAAGACCACTTTCATGTTGGTGGGAGACAAGCTGCGCCCGGTACAGTATACGGTGGTGGACGGCCTGGCAGTGGTCGAGGGGTGCATCGTCATCGGCACGCCGGAAGAGGCGGAAGCCAATCTCAAAGCGGTGCAGGATCAGCCGGGCCTGTTGCGCGCCGATGTACAAGCTCAGGGGGTGGCCATAAAGGGCAAGGCCTTTCGCTGGGACAAAGGCAAGCTGATATACGAGATCGATCCTGCGCTACCCCATCCCGAACGTGTCGAGCAGGCGATGGATCACTGGCGCCAAAACACCGCGATCACGTTCGAGAAGCGAGATCCTGCCAACGCCGAGCATAAGAACTATGTACGCTTCGTCCCCGGCACCGGCTGCCGCTCGGCGGTAGGCAGGCGGGGCGGCATGCAGCAACTGGTGCTCGGCCCGGAATGCACTAAGGGCAACGTCATTCACGAGATCGGCCACGCGCTGGGGCTCTTTCACGAGCAGAGCCGTGGCGACCGCGATGCCCATATCCGAATCCGTTTCGACCGCATCCAGGAAGGGATGGAGCATAATTTCACCCAGCATATAGACGACGGCATTGATGTCGAGGCCTATGACTTTGGCTCGATCATGCATTATCCGCTCAATGCGTTCTCGGTCGACGGCAAGCCGACTATCGAGTTGGTTCATGACTTTCCCGGCGTGGTCGGCCAGCGCGAGAAGTTGAGCGAAGGCGATCGTGCCACCATCAAGAAGCTCTACAAATGA